AATGTGACCAGAGAAGAGTATTTGCTTCTGAAGTTGGCCATTTTCTTCCAGCGTTAGTTGTGcactttcgattttttatAAACAGATGTGCATGACAGCAGCAAAACAGGCTTAGCGTAGGTAGCGTTCACTTTGATTTGTCATATCATAGCCGTTAGTGGAACTCAAAAGTGTAGAAAAACCCAAAAGAAATCCAGTGttcatcaaaaataatttttttttagcatcatGCATTCGTTTTGAACCCCTTGACAGTGTGATAATAGAAACTGCTTTGAGAAAATATCAGTCGGCTCTAGTAAATCTTGTGAAACACAATAACCCGGAACTTGACCATGGAGCCGTAATAGACAGGATTGTGACACTCTTCGGAATCCTCCCTTATCTAGAGGTAATTTACACGAGCTATTCAAATTGCAGAAACATGATCAACCGCGCTGCCGCGACGCGTCCATGGCAGAGACGCAGGTGCGGCGACAGGAGCCGGCGCATCGCGTCAGTTCGGTTGCATGCCCTCGACGGGAACCGCATCTACCTTCAATTTAGATGATACGTGAAGTCGACACTACGTGCTTTAAGAACGAAGTGGTTCAACAAAGAGAGGATTTGCAAGAACGACTGGTTCTGGATATTGCTGAGAACTCGATGTGAAATGAAGTAGTAGCCTTTAAAAACAGAGCTTGTTACAAGATTAGGAGCTAGTAAACTTCATTGTGAAATCACTCGTCTTATTCGTGGTTCTGAAAACATGCTCGACATCTGAAGAGTGAGTGCTAGCGCATGACTTAGATGAAAAGTAATAAGTTTTTTAGAAACTTCGAGTTTTATCCAGTTTATGTGAGTAAGTATTAACTGTTGTTGTTCGTGATTTAGAGCACACATAGAAAGCAACAAATAGCTGTGAATAAAGTTAACTGATAtgataaatttttttgatattagttaattaattagctCATCTGTGCGCAATAAAACTGGTCAACTACCAGAATTAATGACTATCTTACTATTCGTACCAGCAAAGTACGACTGAGAATTAGTGTAAAACACGTTTTTGTGTTAGTGCTCCATGATAAATAACACATTTTGTTGCCAGGATCTTTGCCTTTCGGTAATGTTCCACTGAACAAGGTTCCGGCCCAGATAAATGCAAAGTTTATTCGTCCACAGAGCCGGTCTTGGCCTTTCCGTCGAATCTCTTGTACGTTCCCGCCCTACAATtcttcgaaaatcaattcggactgccccgataggcagtaggGGACGCTACGCATGCAAGGTTGGaccgctgcaatagaaggcatcgtgcaaaacagcattcaggggccggctgcttgcagtgattcagggagagatgagcggaaccaccccgctctccataatttacgaccccgtatacggatactcagatacttacttagatacttagatggcctgtcttcactggacgtgcgggtcccagcatctcttccactcgtttcgttccctcgccattgtcatccaagatgttcacaagcttcgtgagtgacgttgacgaggtccttgagccgtatccagctgagctctcagctggtccatccgtgcagcgaacacgtaaccccatctcgttggcggtctccctcgggggcgtttagcgtcgcttgggatccactctagcgttcttttagtccatctatcgtcgattcttctcatgatgtgaccggcccatctatgttttgctttcgatacatattccgctgggtcgcgaagacgggacattcctcttaagtcggagctacgaagaccggcaaggtgttgtgtgcgccggttaaacttcaggagacatctctcaagggctctgtgggtagtaagtagcttcctagacgtggccgcggtgtctgcccacgtctcggctgcgtaacagagcgctggaaggactgtcgagtcgaacagatgggcacgaagatcttggtccgtcagttggtccgtagcttccctgacggctgcgaatgctgcccatgctgctctcattcttctattcagttcttccttcatgtcgttttccatgttcatagaacgtccgaggtatacgtatgacggagtttccacgttttgggagccttcaagttgtactcctccgtcctcgcagtgggctttcttcatgaactgtatcttctttctgtttattcgtagccctattctcttccctgcttcattcaattcgttgagcatcgtttctgcttcatttgtactgctcgaaaagagaacgatgtcgtccgcgaaacgaaggttcgagggaaatcttccatcaacacgtatgtccctttcttcccaggatagtgatttcattatccattgcaatgcataaggcttcggcgatatagtatcgccttgtcgtacccctttccaatgggtatggtgagagggcggtggaaaagctgtatcctagtcgcgCATCGAttgtagcaattggctaatgtcctcacatacgacgcatccacaccttgatcgaccagcgctgacagtattgcattcgtttctacgttGTCAAAGGCTttttcatagtcgacgaaggttagaacaaggggcaggcggtattcccggcaaacctctatgaccctcgacacagTCTGGATGTgatccaagcagctgaacccctggcggaatccagcttgttcttgaggctgggcttcatccagcgtcctagatatgcgtgtgaggatgatcttggtgagtactttgtataacacgctcagcatgCATATCGGaaggtagttccgaaggtcctctcggtcacctctcttatggataagaacggttcgcgaggtcttccacaggtctgggatcctttttttctgaagataggatgtcatgtgcgctgttaagattacatgaagcggaagaaagtctgctgatataaaatcaggtccgggggctgtgccaggtttcatgctcttgatagcgactcgtacttccgaagggagaatccgtggtggagcttcgccagtggggatgattgggcttggcacaggagttgatgaacggaaaaggttcgagtagaacctctccgtaatgatttccatctcacgacgagaagacgtgcgagtcctgtcttcgctcagcaaggctgctagcagaatattatattcgcggagatccctgcggcacttctttagactcgttcttctttgtgctgcttctagaatcttcttctgcctgtacttcaaaagattctcctgcaacgcttttctgcagctagtgtttgctactaaccgctcaatgtgccatgcattcggatcaagcctcaaagcccttcttctttccaacaattccttggtggtcttcgaaattcgatccaagtttgtcgtgcgcggcttcgaggcacgttcagcgcaGGCTCGTcatctgagcagcatctcgtagtccacgtttggatcttcctcgatgtgccagtcaccttgggacaaggagtcctcgagtacgcagtcgtagacgacttcttttctccttcgttgccgatagcagatgttcttttccatcgtgtggctaagtcgtattttcgcacgaaggagaccg
This is a stretch of genomic DNA from Necator americanus strain Aroian chromosome II, whole genome shotgun sequence. It encodes these proteins:
- a CDS encoding hypothetical protein (NECATOR_CHRII.G5893.T2); this encodes MLNELNEAGKRIGLRINRKKIQFMKKAHCEDGGVQLEGSQNVETPSYVYLGRSMNMENDMKEELNRRMRAAWAAFAAVREATDQLTDQDLRAHLFDSTVLPALCYAAETWADTAATSRKLLTTHRALERCLLKFNRRTQHLAGLRSSDLRGMSRLRDPAEYVSKAKHRWAGHIMRRIDDRWTKRTLEWIPSDAKRPRGRPPTRWGYVFAARMDQLRAQLDTAQGPRQRHSRSL
- a CDS encoding hypothetical protein (NECATOR_CHRII.G5894.T1), yielding MEIITERFYSNLFRSSTPVPSPIIPTGEAPPRILPSEVRVAIKSMKPGTAPGPDFISADFLPLHVILTAHMTSYLQKKRIPDLWKTSRTVLIHKRGDREDLRNYLPICMLSVLYKVLTKIILTRISRTLDEAQPQEQAGFRQGFSCLDHIQTVSRVIEVCREYRLPLVLTFVDYEKAFDNVETNAILSALVDQGVDASYVRTLANCYNRCATRIQLFHRPLTIPIGKGYDKAILYRRSLMHCNG
- a CDS encoding hypothetical protein (NECATOR_CHRII.G5893.T1) — translated: MKKAHCEDGGVQLEGSQNVETPSYVYLGRSMNMENDMKEELNRRMRAAWAAFAAVREATDQLTDQDLRAHLFDSTVLPALCYAAETWADTAATSRKLLTTHRALERCLLKFNRRTQHLAGLRSSDLRGMSRLRDPAEYVSKAKHRWAGHIMRRIDDRWTKRTLEWIPSDAKRPRGRPPTRWGYVFAARMDQLRAQLDTAQGPRQRHSRSL